The genomic DNA CACGCAGTCGCCATCGGCGTGTCCCTCCGTGAACACGCGCGCGGCCTGCGCCAAGTCCAGCGACGCCAGCGGATTGTCCGCATGCACGAACAGCGCCACCGCGCCCACCTCGTCATCGGGCGCCTCAGGGCCGGCCAGCGCGACACGCACACCGCGCGGGCGATGCCCCACGCCCTTGAAATACGGCACGGATTCCTCGTCGCTGATCTCCCGGCGCTGCAGGCTGAGCGCCGCGCGGCCGTGGATCAGGCTGGCCAGGCCCTGCGCCGCGCCCGCCAGGCTCGGCGTGAACGGCCACTCGGGATGGCGCGCATGGAAGGCGCGGTTCAGGTGCTGGACCAGCGGCGCCAGCGACGCCGAGCCCGCGACGATGCCTGTCCCGCCGGCTGTCTCGATGGATGCCGTCATCTCACTTCCCCTTCGCGGCGCCGGGCAGCGGCCTGCCCGTCAGGTGCGATTGCACCAGCGACGTCATCAGGCTGAGCGCGGCATAGGAATTCGAGATCGCCTCTTCGCGCGCCACCAGGATGTAACGCCCTTCGCGGCATGCCTTCAGGAACTGGCAATAGCCGGGCATCAGCTTCTCCATCGCCGCGATCTCGTCCTGCGGCACGCCGCCCTTGTCGGAACGGTAGGTATCGAAGACAAAGTCCGCTTCGAGCTCGGGCAAGCGCTCGGCGCTGACCTCGATGCGGCCGTTTTCTGGAATGCCGTCGATCAAGGCGGGAAAACGGAAGCCCGCGTCGCGCAGCACCCGGCCCAGCGAGCGATAGGTGTGATACACGCCGATCTTGCCGTTCTGGGCCTGGAACACCGCCACCGTGACGCGGGAGGGATCGCCCACCACGTGCTTGAGTTCTTCCAGTTGCGCCTGGTAGCGGCGGTCCAGGATGGCAAGGCGGTCCTGCGTGCCCGTCAGTTCCGCCAGCCGCCGATAGATATGCGGCGCGCCACCCTGCAGGTTGTCGACCACCACGGTGGGCGCCACCTTGGCCAGCTGCTGCACCGGCAGCGTGCGGCTGGGGCCGGTGATGATGAGGTCGGGCTTGGCGGCGGCCACCGCCTCGATGTTCACGTCGGTCGCCCCCAGGAAGGTGATGGGCGAATTGTCGAAGTCGATGCCCGTCAGTCTTGCGCTGGACCGCATGAAGCGGCTGCCATCCAGGGCCTGGCGGCCATGGCTGGCCACCGGCACGACGCCCAGCTCCAGCAGGGGAATGGTGATGTCCAGGTCATGCATGGCCACGATGCGGCGAGGCTTTTCGGGCACCGCCACGACGCGGCCGGTGTCATCGGTATAGGGCCGGGTCTGCGCCAGCGCCGGGCTCAGCGCCACGCTGGCAAACAGCAGGCCCAAGGCCATCAGGCAGGATCGGTGGATCATTCGAACGGATTCCTCAAAGTTGATCGCGGCGCCGCCACAGCAACGCCAGCAGGAAGGGCACGCCCACCACGGCCATCACCACGCCGGCCGGGATCTGCAAGGGCGCGAAGACCAGGCGCCCCAGGCTGTCGGCCAGCAGCACCAGCCCCGCGCCGTACAGCACGCTGCCCGTCAGCAGGGCGGCCTGCCGGCCGCGCAGGGTCAGGCGCGCCAGGTGGGGCGCGATGAGGCCGACAAAGCCCAGGCTGCCCACCGCCGCCACGGCGGCGGCCGTCAGCACGCAGGCGCCCACGAAATACAGCGCGGATGCCCGCTTCAAGGCAACGCCCAGGCCGGCCGCGGCGGGCGCGCCCAGCACCAGGGTGCCAGCGCCGCGCGCGCCCACGGCCAGCAGGCCAGCCCCGACAACGGCCCAGCACAGCGCAGGCCAGAAGGTCTCCCAGGCAGCGGCATGCAGGCTGCCCGCCATCCAGACCAGCGCGGTCTGCACGTCCTTGATGTCGGCCAGCGTCATGAAGCAGGCGATCACGCCATGCAGCAACCATGACACGCCGATGCCCACCAGGATGAAACGCACCTTGGACAGGTCGCGTGACAAGGCGACCACCACGCTCGCCACGCACAGGCCGCCCAGCAGGCCCGCCACCGACCGCCAGGCGGCGCCGACATCGGGAAAGAAAACGGCCATGCCCACCACCGCCACCGCCGCGCCCTCCTTGATGCCCACCAGACCGGGGTCCGCCAGGCCGTTGCGCGCCAGCGTCTGCATGGCAGCGCCCGCCACTCCCAGCATGCCGCCCGCCAGCAAGGCGGTCAGCACGCGCGGCAGGCGGATATCCAGCCAGACCATGCGCTGCATGGGGTCGGTGCTGCGCCACAGGCTGGACAGCTGCGTTTCGTACAGGCCTTGGGGCAGCACCCACAACGCGCCCAGCAACAGCCCCAGCAAGGCCAAGCCGCAAGCGGCCGCCACGCGCGGACGCACCAGGCAATGCAGCGGCCCCAGCCGCAGCTGCCGCCGTCCGTGCGCGGCCATGACATCGTGCGCCGGGCTGCTCATGTGCGGCGCCTCAACACCAGCGCCAGGAAAACGGGCACCCCCACCAGCGCGGTCACGACACCGGTCGCGAGCTCGCGCGGCGCCAGGGCGACGCGCGACACGATGTCGGCGCACACCACCAGCAAGGCCCCGCAAGCGGCCGCGGCCAGCAGGCGGCTGCGGGCCCGGCGGCCATCCAGGCGGCGCGCCATGTGCGGCGCCACCAGACCGATGAAGCCCAGCGGCCCCGCGATGGACACCGCCGCCCCGCACAGCAGCGCGGCAGCCGCCAGGCCCGCCGCACGTGTGCGGGCCACGTGCGTGCCCAGGCCCGTCGCGGCGCTGTCGCCCAGGGCCAGGGTATGCAGGCGCCGCGACAGCAGCGCCGCCAGCAACGCGCCAGCCAGCGCCACCGGGAGGCTGTGGCGGATCACTGCCGCGCCGGCCTCCGCTAGGTCGCCCGCCAGCCAGATGCGCAGGTCCTGCAGGGAGTCCTCGTCAAGGATCAGCAACGCCGACGTCAACGCCGACACGAACGCCGACAGCGCGATGCCGCAGAACGTCAGCTTGATGATCGTCATGCCGCTGCGGCCGGCGCGCGCCATGCCCATCACGGCGGCGAACAGGAGCGCGCCGCCCACGGCGGCCGTCAGCGGCCGGATCGCCGGATCGGCCAGCACGGGCACCGACAAGGCCGTGGTGGCCGCCACCGCGAACGCGGCCCCGGCATTCAAGCCCAGCAATTGCGGTTCGCCCAGCGGGTTGCGCGTCACGGCCTGGATCAAGGCGCCCGCCAGCCCCAGGGATGCGCCGACGGTCAATGCGCCCGCCAGGCGCGGCATGCGCAGGTTCCAGAGCACGTGATGATCGAAATTGCCGGCCTCGGGACGCAGCAAGGCGTCGACGACCGTCGCAAGCGGAATGGTCTTGGCGCCCACGGCCAGGTGCAGCAGGCCCGCGGCCAGCAACAGCAAGGGCAGCAACAGCAGGCTGGGCGCGGGCCGCCACGCGGCCGCCCCGCGCTGCCCCGTCGGCATGCCCCCGGACGGCGGCGTCACGACGGCGTGCTCCCCAGCCCCACCGCCCGGCGTGGCATGAACAGCGGCCGCGCCATGCCAGAAGGTCCCTGCACCGCCACCACGTCCACATCGAAAACCTCCTGCACGAGGTCCGCCGTACAGGCCGCGGGGTCCTTCAGGTCGGCGCGGATGCGGCCGTCCTTCATCAGCACCAGGCGGTCGGCATAGGCCAGCGCCAGGTTCAGGTCATGCAGCACCACCACCAGGGTGCGGCCATGCTCGTGCACCAGGCTGTGCAGCAGATCCATGATCTCCACCTGGTACTTCAGGTCCAGGTAGGTGGTCGGCTCGTCCAGCAGGATGATGCCGGTCTCCTGCGCCAGCGCCATTGCGATCCAGCAGCGTTGCCGCTGCCCGCCGGACAGGCCGTCCACCGGCAGGTCCGCGAAGGCCAGCGTGCCCGTCAGGCGCATGGCGCGATCGACCGCCTGGGTGTCCGCGTCGCGCCATTGGCGCAGCACGCCCAGGTGCGGCTGCCGCCCGAAGGACACGAGATCCAGCACCGTCATGCTTTCCGGCAAGGCGGGCGCTTGCGGCAGGATGCCCAATTGGCGGGCGACCTCCCGCGTGGGCAGGCGGTGGATGGGTTGGCCATGCAGCAGGGCCGCGCCGGCCTGCGGGCGCAGCAGACGCGCCAGGGCGCCCAGCAGGGTGGACTTGCCCGAGCCGTTGGGCCCCAGCAGCACCGTCAACGTCGCAGGGTCGAAGGCCAGCGTGGCAGCCTGCACGACATTGCGGTCGCCGTAGCCCGCGGACAACGCCTGCGCGGACAGCGCAGGCGTCCTTTCTGGATGATGGCTATCGGTCACGTCCCGCCGCTGACATCAGAATCGCACGCTGGCAGACAACGTGGCATTGAAGGGCTCGCCATACGCATTGCCGTAACGGCTGGATCCCAGCGAGGACGAGAAGTAGGTCCGGTCGAACAGGTTGCGCAGGTTCAGCTGCACCGTCACCGGGTTGCGGGTGTTGAAGGTATAGGCCGCCATCGCATCCACCACGCCATAGCCAGGCAGGAAGTAGGAATTGTCGTTGATGCCCGGGCGCTTGGACACGCCGCGCACACCCGCGCCCAGCTTGAAGCCGTTGCCGTTGTCCAGCACGCCGAAGTCGTACATCGCGAAAAGCGAGGCGGTGTGGCGGGCCACGTTGGCCAGCTGCTTGCCGGAGTAGTCGGGGTCTTCCTTCACCACCGCATCGGTGAAGGCATAGCTCGCGATCACGCTCCACTGGTCCGTCAGGCGGCCCGACACGTCCATCTCGACGCCACGCGAACGCACCTTGCCGGCGGCGCGCGTCTCGATCACGCCATTGACGTTCTCGAAGTACGTGACGTTTTCCTTGTCCGCCGTGTAGACCGCCAGGTTGGCCGTCAGGCCCCGGGCCATCTCCCACTTGGCGCCCACTTCATAGGTGAGGCCCTCTTCCGGCGGCAGGTTGCCCATGTAGCTGGAGAACGAGGACTGCGGCCGGAAGCTCTTGGCCACGTTGGCATAGAAGGAGGTCGACGGCGTGGCCTTGTAGACGGCGCCCACGCGCGGCACGAACTTGCTGCCCGAGGTATCGGTGTTCAGCACGAAGGGACGGCCACGGCCGGAAATCTGCTTGTATTGCTGATAGCGCGCCCCCGCCACCACGATCCACTGGTCGTTCAGGTGGATGGCGTCCTGGAAGTACACCGATGGCGAACGCAGGCGTTCGTACTGGTCGCTGTCGGTCGCCACGACACGGTTGCAGGTCTGCACCGAGCCATACGCCGGGCGGTTGATGTTGAAGCTGACTGCCTGCGGGCAACGGATCATGTCCGAGCGCAGCGTGCGGTGATAGTCGTATTCCGCGCCCATCAGCAGGTCGTGCTTCATGCCGCCCAGCCGGGCCGTGCCAGTCAGGTCCAGCCGCGCGGCATGGCCGATCATGCTGGAGCCCCGCGTCGCATCCACGCGCCGCGTCACCGCGCCGGTGGCGGCGTTGTAGGCCATCACCCGGGCCTGGTTGTCGGTGTAGTCGTCGGTGCTGTAGCTATAGTCGAACGTCACCCGCCAATCCGGCGACAGCTCGTGCGACACATTCAGCGTCGTCAGCGCGCTGTGCCCGTCGGTGACGTTGAAGGGCTCGTCCAGGCGGATCTTGCGATCCAGCGGAATCGGGCCGCCCGCGTCGATGTCCCAGATGGTGCCGCGGTCGAAGGGAATGCTGTAGCCCTGCCGCATGTACGACGCCGTCACGACCGTGCGCTCGCCGAACCAGCTGAGCGAGGGCGAGAAGAGCCACTCCTTGTTGCGGCCGAAGTTGCGCCAGTATTCCGTGTTGTTGTGGCTGCCGATGAGGCGATACGCCAGCGACGTGCCCGCGATCGGCCCCGTCACGTCGACCATGCCGTTGCCGCCGCCGAAGCTGCTGGCACCCACGCTGGCCTCGCCGCTGAACACGCGCTCGGGCCGCTTGGTGACCACATTGATGGCGCCGCCCGGATCCTGGATGCCGAAGAGCGTCGAGGCCGGTCCCTTCATCACCTCCACGCGCTGCGTGGTGGCGTTGAAGCTGCGCGGCAGCACGGTCTTCATGCCATTGGTCAGGATGGCGTTGTCACGATTCTGGCCGAAGCCGCGGCGGATGAAGGCATCCTGCGTCCCGCCCAGGGTATTGGTTTGCGTGATGCCGCTGATGTTGCCCAGGACATCGTCCAGCGAACGTGCAGCCTGGTCGCGGATCACAGTCTCTGTGACCACGTTCACGGCCTGGGGAATGTCGAGCAGCGGCGCATCCGTGCGCATCGCCGGCGATGCCCGCAAGGGCTGGTAGCCGGACTCGGCCTGCCCCGTGACAGTGATGGTTCCCAACGAGGCCGGCTGGCTCGCCTGGGCAAATGCGCTAGCCGCGCACAGCACACCCAGGCACACAGAAGCCCCGAGCGAGGCAGCCGGGACTTTCATTCCAGGTACTTTCACCACAATCATTCCTTGCGTCGAACCGGATCATAACGGAAAACGGATTGAGAATGATTGTCAATTGGATGAATGTAGTAGTAAACCGGCACGACGGCCGTGCACCCGTCACGGCGCGGCGCGGCCCTGCAGCCTTGCCGCCGCGCGCATCCAGCCAGTCCACGTGCGCGCGCGGGGCCCGGCAGGGATCCTCGCGCACTACTACATTCCGGCGTGGCCAGTGGGGTTATTGGCAGTGGGGCGCGATGCCGCGGCCGCGCCCCGGGTTCCTCCGCCCTACAGCTCTCCCACCTTCACCACCAGCTTGCCGAAGTTCTTCCCTTCCAGCAGTCCGATGAATGCCTGCGGCGCATTCTCCAGGCCCTCCACTACGTCCTCGCGATAGCGCAGCCTACCGTCGGCCACCCATGCCGTGGCCGCTTTCAGGAATTCCTCTTCCAGGCCGAAGTCGAAGACGATGAAGCCGCGCACCGTCAGGCGTCGGCTCAGGATCTCGCGCATCGTGATGGGCAGCCTGTCCACGCCCTGGTCGGGGTCGTTGGCATCGTTGTAATGCGCGATCAGGCCGCACACCGGCACGCGCGCGAAATCGTTCAGGAGCGGGAAGACGGCATCCCATACCTTGCCGCCAACGTTCTCGAAATAGACGTCGATGCCATCGGGGCACGCGCGGGCCAGCTGTTGCGCGAAGTCCGGCGCGCGGTGATCCAGCACCACATCGAAGCCGAGTTCGTTCTTCACGAATTCGGCCTTCTCCTTGCCACCCACGATACCCACGGCGCGCGCGCCGTGGATGCGCGCGATCTGCCCGACAGCCGAGCCCACCGCCCCGCTGGCCGCGGCCACCACCACCGTCTCGCCCGCCTTGGGCTTGCCGATCTCACGCAGGCCGGAGTATGCCGTCAGCCCCGGCATGCCCAGCACGCCAAGCGCGGTGGAGGGCGGCGCGGCGGCCGGATCCAGCTTGCGCAGGCCCTGGCCATCGGACACCGCATAACGCTGCCAGCCCGCATAGGCCGACACCAGGTCGCCTTCGTGCCACAAGGCATGGCGCGACGCGACGACACGCGACACCGTGCCGCCCACGATCACGTCGCCCAGCGCCAGCGACGGCGCATAGGACTTCAGGTCGCGCATGCGGCCGCGCATGTACGGGTCCAGCGACAGGTACACCGTTTCCAGCAGCACCTCGCCTTCCTTCAGCGCCGGCACGGGCGCGGTCTCCACGCGGAAATCGCCGGGCCTGGGCGCGCCGTCGGGACGTGCGGCGAGAACGATGCGGGTATTGGTCTTGGCACTCATCCATCAGCTCCTTTCAAACGGGGGTGGCGCAGCGAGGACGACGCCGTCCGCCTGCGCATGACCCTCATGGTAGGGATCGCACAGTCATATTGGTAGACTGATATCCAATATTCCAGACTTAACATAATCATGATATCTGACGCCTTCGACCCCGCACTGCTGCGCACTTTCGTCGCCGTCTGCCAGCACGGCAGCCTCAGCCGCGCGGCGGAACAGGCGGGCCGGGCGCAGTCCGCGCTCAGCACGCAGATCCGCCGGCTGGAGGAACGGGTGGGCAAACGGCTGCTGCACCGCAACGGGCGCGGCGTCCTGCCCACGACCGACGGCGAATTGCTGCTGGGCTATGCCCAACGGATTCTTGCGCTGGGCGAAGCGGCGGCCGCCAGGCTGGGGGAGCGCGCCCTGGCAGGCAGCGTGCGCGTGGGCCTGGCCGAAGACGTCGCGATCTCCGCGCTGCCGGCGGCGCTGGGCCGGCTGCGGCGCTCGTGCCCGCAACTGCACCTGGAAATCGTCATCGACCACGGCGACGCGCTGGCGCATGCGTGGCAGGAAGGCACACTGGACATCGCCATCAGCGGGTGCTCGGCCTTCGCCGCCGAGCCCGTCGACACGTGGATGGTCGACCTTCATTGGGCCTGCGCCATCGACGAGACGCCGGACCCCGCCAGGCCGCTGGACGTCATCGTCTATGCCGAGCCCTGCGCGTGGCGGCGGATCATGTTCGAAACGCTGACGGCCGCCGGCCGCGACTTCCGCGTGGCGCTGACCAGCCACCGCGGTGGAGCACGGGCTGGGCGTGGCGCTGCTGACAGCGGAAAGCGTGCGCCCCGACACCATGCGGGTGCTGCCCATCACGAATGCGGATGGCAAGGGGCTGAGCGTGCGGTATGGGCTGTTCGCGGGCAACCGCCTGGATAACAGCGGTCGCGCCGTGCTGGCGCTCCTGCAGGACAGCCTGCGCGGCAGGGAGCCGGCCAGGACCGCCTGACACCCGCATACGCGGCAATCACTGCGGCGTGCCGCGCTCCACCAGCAGCACCGCGGCCTGTACCCGGGAATTCAGGCCCAGCTTGCGCAGGATGTGCTGGACGTGGATCTTCACCGTGGCCTCGGCAATCGACAGCGTGCGCGCGATTTCCTTGTTGCTCGCCCCCGCCGCGATCTCGCGCAGGATGTCCAGCTCCCGGCTGGAAAGCACTGCCAGCGGATCGGCGGGCGGCGGCGCGCCGGGCGCCTGCGCATGCAGGGATTGAAACGCGCTGACCAGCTTGTCCGTCATTTCCGGGCTGACGGTCGACTGTCCGCGCGCCACGCGCTCGATGGCGCCGACCAGCACGTCGCTATCCACCGTCTTCAGCAGGTAGCCGCTTGCGCCCCCCTGCAGCGCGGCGGTCATGGTGTCGGCATCCTCGCTCACGGTCAGCATCAGCACGCGCGCGGCGGGCGCCGCCTGCTTCAGGCCCTGCAGCACGTCCACGCCGGTTACGCCCGGCAGATGATGATCCAGCAGGATCACGTCGGGCTGCAACGCGGCGGCACGGCGCAAGGCCTCGCCGCCGTCGGCCGCCTCGCCCACCACCTCCAGCTGCGGACAGGTGGCCAGCAAGGCCATGATGCCTCTGCGAAAAAGGGTATGGTCATCGACCACCAGCAGGCGCACGCGCCCGGTCTGCGTCATGATCAGGTTCCTTCCGTCGATTTTCCCGCCGACGTGGGCAGGGAGGCCGGCAATACGAGCGTCACGCACGTCCCGTGCCCCGGCGCGGCCAAGATATCCAGTGAGGCGCCGATCCCGGCAGCGCGTTCGCGCATGATGCGCAGACCCACGTGCGTTTCGTCGACGCCGCGGGTGGCGTCCATGCCGCAGCCATCATCCCGCACGGTGATCACCCATTGGGGGGACTGCCGCACCGCCACCCAGACGCGGCTTGCACGGGCGTGCTTGCGCACATTGGACAGCGCCTCCTGGATCACGTGCAACACCTGGATCTGGACGTCGGGCGGCAAGGCCATGCCCTCCCCCAGGATATCCAGCTCGGTCTGCAGGCCGGTCTGGTGCTCGAACTTGGTCAGCGTCGTGCGCAGCGCGGGCGCGATGTCCTCGTTGTTGGTGCGGGTGCGGAAATGCAGCAGCAGCTCGCGCACGTCCGACAGGCTCTCCTTGATCCCGGCGTCCAGCTCCGCCAGCGTGCCCTGGACGCCGGTCGTGGCGCCGCCGGGCGCGCGCTTGACCTCTTCACGCAGCAGGGAGGCCTGGATCTTGAGGAAGGACAGGCTCTGGGCGATG from Orrella dioscoreae includes the following:
- a CDS encoding LysR family transcriptional regulator, which translates into the protein MISDAFDPALLRTFVAVCQHGSLSRAAEQAGRAQSALSTQIRRLEERVGKRLLHRNGRGVLPTTDGELLLGYAQRILALGEAAAARLGERALAGSVRVGLAEDVAISALPAALGRLRRSCPQLHLEIVIDHGDALAHAWQEGTLDIAISGCSAFAAEPVDTWMVDLHWACAIDETPDPARPLDVIVYAEPCAWRRIMFETLTAAGRDFRVALTSHRGGARAGRGAADSGKRAPRHHAGAAHHECGWQGAERAVWAVRGQPPG
- a CDS encoding ABC transporter ATP-binding protein; the protein is MTDSHHPERTPALSAQALSAGYGDRNVVQAATLAFDPATLTVLLGPNGSGKSTLLGALARLLRPQAGAALLHGQPIHRLPTREVARQLGILPQAPALPESMTVLDLVSFGRQPHLGVLRQWRDADTQAVDRAMRLTGTLAFADLPVDGLSGGQRQRCWIAMALAQETGIILLDEPTTYLDLKYQVEIMDLLHSLVHEHGRTLVVVLHDLNLALAYADRLVLMKDGRIRADLKDPAACTADLVQEVFDVDVVAVQGPSGMARPLFMPRRAVGLGSTPS
- a CDS encoding ABC transporter substrate-binding protein translates to MIHRSCLMALGLLFASVALSPALAQTRPYTDDTGRVVAVPEKPRRIVAMHDLDITIPLLELGVVPVASHGRQALDGSRFMRSSARLTGIDFDNSPITFLGATDVNIEAVAAAKPDLIITGPSRTLPVQQLAKVAPTVVVDNLQGGAPHIYRRLAELTGTQDRLAILDRRYQAQLEELKHVVGDPSRVTVAVFQAQNGKIGVYHTYRSLGRVLRDAGFRFPALIDGIPENGRIEVSAERLPELEADFVFDTYRSDKGGVPQDEIAAMEKLMPGYCQFLKACREGRYILVAREEAISNSYAALSLMTSLVQSHLTGRPLPGAAKGK
- a CDS encoding FecCD family ABC transporter permease translates to MTPPSGGMPTGQRGAAAWRPAPSLLLLPLLLLAAGLLHLAVGAKTIPLATVVDALLRPEAGNFDHHVLWNLRMPRLAGALTVGASLGLAGALIQAVTRNPLGEPQLLGLNAGAAFAVAATTALSVPVLADPAIRPLTAAVGGALLFAAVMGMARAGRSGMTIIKLTFCGIALSAFVSALTSALLILDEDSLQDLRIWLAGDLAEAGAAVIRHSLPVALAGALLAALLSRRLHTLALGDSAATGLGTHVARTRAAGLAAAALLCGAAVSIAGPLGFIGLVAPHMARRLDGRRARSRLLAAAACGALLVVCADIVSRVALAPRELATGVVTALVGVPVFLALVLRRRT
- a CDS encoding NADP-dependent oxidoreductase → MSAKTNTRIVLAARPDGAPRPGDFRVETAPVPALKEGEVLLETVYLSLDPYMRGRMRDLKSYAPSLALGDVIVGGTVSRVVASRHALWHEGDLVSAYAGWQRYAVSDGQGLRKLDPAAAPPSTALGVLGMPGLTAYSGLREIGKPKAGETVVVAAASGAVGSAVGQIARIHGARAVGIVGGKEKAEFVKNELGFDVVLDHRAPDFAQQLARACPDGIDVYFENVGGKVWDAVFPLLNDFARVPVCGLIAHYNDANDPDQGVDRLPITMREILSRRLTVRGFIVFDFGLEEEFLKAATAWVADGRLRYREDVVEGLENAPQAFIGLLEGKNFGKLVVKVGEL
- a CDS encoding FecCD family ABC transporter permease; translation: MSSPAHDVMAAHGRRQLRLGPLHCLVRPRVAAACGLALLGLLLGALWVLPQGLYETQLSSLWRSTDPMQRMVWLDIRLPRVLTALLAGGMLGVAGAAMQTLARNGLADPGLVGIKEGAAVAVVGMAVFFPDVGAAWRSVAGLLGGLCVASVVVALSRDLSKVRFILVGIGVSWLLHGVIACFMTLADIKDVQTALVWMAGSLHAAAWETFWPALCWAVVGAGLLAVGARGAGTLVLGAPAAAGLGVALKRASALYFVGACVLTAAAVAAVGSLGFVGLIAPHLARLTLRGRQAALLTGSVLYGAGLVLLADSLGRLVFAPLQIPAGVVMAVVGVPFLLALLWRRRDQL
- a CDS encoding TonB-dependent siderophore receptor, which codes for MGTITVTGQAESGYQPLRASPAMRTDAPLLDIPQAVNVVTETVIRDQAARSLDDVLGNISGITQTNTLGGTQDAFIRRGFGQNRDNAILTNGMKTVLPRSFNATTQRVEVMKGPASTLFGIQDPGGAINVVTKRPERVFSGEASVGASSFGGGNGMVDVTGPIAGTSLAYRLIGSHNNTEYWRNFGRNKEWLFSPSLSWFGERTVVTASYMRQGYSIPFDRGTIWDIDAGGPIPLDRKIRLDEPFNVTDGHSALTTLNVSHELSPDWRVTFDYSYSTDDYTDNQARVMAYNAATGAVTRRVDATRGSSMIGHAARLDLTGTARLGGMKHDLLMGAEYDYHRTLRSDMIRCPQAVSFNINRPAYGSVQTCNRVVATDSDQYERLRSPSVYFQDAIHLNDQWIVVAGARYQQYKQISGRGRPFVLNTDTSGSKFVPRVGAVYKATPSTSFYANVAKSFRPQSSFSSYMGNLPPEEGLTYEVGAKWEMARGLTANLAVYTADKENVTYFENVNGVIETRAAGKVRSRGVEMDVSGRLTDQWSVIASYAFTDAVVKEDPDYSGKQLANVARHTASLFAMYDFGVLDNGNGFKLGAGVRGVSKRPGINDNSYFLPGYGVVDAMAAYTFNTRNPVTVQLNLRNLFDRTYFSSSLGSSRYGNAYGEPFNATLSASVRF
- a CDS encoding response regulator, with the protein product MTQTGRVRLLVVDDHTLFRRGIMALLATCPQLEVVGEAADGGEALRRAAALQPDVILLDHHLPGVTGVDVLQGLKQAAPAARVLMLTVSEDADTMTAALQGGASGYLLKTVDSDVLVGAIERVARGQSTVSPEMTDKLVSAFQSLHAQAPGAPPPADPLAVLSSRELDILREIAAGASNKEIARTLSIAEATVKIHVQHILRKLGLNSRVQAAVLLVERGTPQ